The region GGAAATCCATTTCCAAGGGTTCAGATAACAGAGGAAGAAGTTCGTAAATATACTGGGGATGGTAAGCTTTCCGAGCAGCAGGTTACACATGCTTTTGTACTGGCACAGAAGCTTGGAGAGTCAGCCAAAGTTGTAGTTGCTAGAGTTGCGCAAGGTTTTTCAGATGAAATGATTATGGCCCAAACCTATACGGAAAAGTACGGAGAATAATTTAACAGGCAGACGGGGGTAGCTTTGTGAAGAAAGCATGTATCCGAATATCATTGGCTTCTTTTATCTTGATGATGTTTTTCTTACCGGCAGCAAGTGCCGAGACTTTACAGGATCAATTGAACAATCTGGTAGGTCCCAAACAAAAGTACAATACTATGCTCTCACCGGCATATTTAAGAACCAATGAAACGATTGACGAAATTAGTCCTCAGAGTGGTTCACTAACCATCACTCAGACAGATTATGTCCTGCCTGGCAAGAACGGATTAGATCTTGAATTCAAACGAATCTATAAGAATGAAACAGCGAATGTGCAAGAGATGGAAGTGAATTATGTAGACGGAGCGTGGGTAGACAGAGCCTTCTCTTACGCCAAAACCTCCTCCTTCTATGAGGATAGATATAACCTTGGTATGGGTATGCGCTTCTCCTTCCCGAATATTGAAGTGAAGGTCAATTCGGACGGCTCCAGCCATAAGTTTTTGCATACAGACAGCGGGGATGTGTATCGCCTTAAGCCTGCGAATCAGGATGGGGCTTATGTATTTTTGCCGGAGGGCCAGACTGTGAAAGATGTGGTAGTCCGTGAGACTGCCGCTTATCACAATGGACAAGCAGACGGAACCTCCAAGTATGTAATGACAGGCAAGGATGGGAAGAACACCTATTTCGCCGAAGACGGCCGGATCTTGGGTATCGTGGACCGGTATGGCAACACTATTAATTTTCAGTATGAATCATTGAATTATTATATGGATGGTCATTCCATTAACAAGAAGCTGATCTCCAAAATTACGGATTCAGTGGGGCGCGATACAACGATTGAATACAAAGAGGATTTCAATTACACAGTAGGCCCGATCAGCATTGATTCTTCTGTAAGTGCGAACAACTATTATAACGCATCGCAAAGCCCCAATAACACGGATTCCGGAGACCTAAAGGGTAAGTTCCAAGTGATTGTCCATCTTCCGGGAGATAAAAGTATTGTGTATGACAAGTCAGCGGCGCTCGTTAATGATTCCAAGCATGTTATACGGACCCGGCTGCAGAGGGTGTATGACACGGATGCGAAACCGAAATTCATGTTCTGGTATGAACAGCCTGATCTGGGCTTCACCTACTTCAATAAAGATAAATATTCTGCGTATTCCCGTTACGAGAATCTTGTACTGGTAGATGAAGTGAAGAGCAATAAGGCGAAGAGCTATGTATACAACACCTACACTAAACGGTTGAACGAAGGCAGTATGCAGTACAGAAAGATTTTTGAGAGTAATGATCTGATCAAGAAAGGGTTCGATCCTGCCAAACCCAACTTTCTGGATAAATTCGTAACCGATACCTATAACAAGAAGACCTACACCTATACCAATGAAGCTGACGGGTACGGCACGGCAGACTATAAGCAGGATGATAAGGCCTATCTTAAAGATACATACCGTTATTACACAACCATTACAGATGTTAACGGCAGCACTGTGAAATATACATACAACGGTAATCAGGAAATGATTCTCACTGAGAAGCTGGGAAAGAATCACAAGGAGACCGTTACCAGTGAGCATGATGAGCTGAAGTTGGTCAAGAAACAAGAGACGCTTATCTATCAAGTAGCTGGCGGACAGGCTACAGGTGAGCCGGTTCATAGCATTGAGAACTACCGTTATGATGAGTACGGCAATATGACCAGTCATACCGGACCCATTGCTGAACGTGACAGCAAGGGTTATCCGGTGAACAATGAACACACCGAACTATTTACCTATGATATTAATAAATATCATATTCTGACCCAGAAGACCTGGAAGCTGGATCAGAATAGGGCGGCTCAGACCAACTATGAGCTTGACAGTAAAGGCAATGTAATTAAAGAGAGCAAAGCAACGAATGATCCGGCGAATCCCTGGCTAGTCACAGAGTACGCCTATGATTCCTATGGCAATCTGATCCGTAAAACGGCACATGACCGTTCGCAGGATTTCACCACGTACTATGAATATAGTATCGATGCCAATGGTACAAATACCAAAGGGGCTTACCTGACCAAGCAATATCAGCAGGCGGATGGCAAGACTTATGCCAAAACCTACGCCTATGATATGCAGACCGGCAATATCCTTAGTGAGATCGATGCGAATGGCAACAAGACATCGTATCAATACGATGCAGTGGGCCGTGTACTCAAGAACATCAGACCGGATAATAAGGCGCTGCAGTACGAATACCTGGAGAGCCCGTATGCCAACTTCAAGATCCAGTACACGGATGCGGGGAATTACAAGTATCTGAATGAGTATGATATTCAGGGGAATTTGTTGAACCATAGCATCAATAGCCAAGGTACATGGGAGAGGTTATCCTCCCTGCAATATGATGCTTTTGGCAATCTGACTAAAGAAATGAATAGTAATGGACACAGTACTCGCTATACCTACGACAGCAATCAGCAGATTGTGGAGAAATCCTTCTATGACAATGATAAGGCGCTTAAGGCAGCTGTGAAAATTGATTATCAGATCAATTCTTCTCCCCAGTTTCCTATGCTTATGACGATTACGAATGAAGAAGGCTATGGTAAAAGGTACTACTATGACCTTGAGAGCCAATTGATCAAGCAAGAGGTTACGCCGGATCGTCAGACGTATTACGCCTCAACCTTCACTTATGACTATGTCGGCAACCTCATAACAGACACTGACGAAGGCAAACATACTACACTTTATACTTATGATGCCTTGGGAAGAAAGATTAGCGCCACTGATGCACTGGGTAACACGACAGAATATGGCTATAACGCGATGGAGCAACCGGTCTCCGAGAAAGCTCCCGGCGGGAAAATCACAGAGTGGATCTACGATGGATTGGGTAGAAACACCATTCAAAAAATATATCAGGCGGGAACTTCGGATTATTTCTATACAAATAGCCAATATGATGCGGTGAATAACAGAATTAAACTTACGCAAGGGCTATATTCAGCAGGAGCTAACAAGGACTCTTCAATAACCTCCTTTTCATATGATTCGCTTAACCAAGTGACAGATCAATATGTCAGCCTGGACGCTGCTAACCGTTCTCACACATCTAACGAGTATGATGCAAACGGGAATAAAACTAAGACTGTAGAATACGCAGATTCAACTGGCGCTAAACAGATTGTACAGAATTATCAATATGATTTTGCCGGAAACATAACGTCAGAGACAGGATCATCCAAAGAAAAAGGGGAGGACGGATCACTTGTAGAAAGAGGGGCCTATCAGACCTTAAACGAATTTGATCTCGAAGGAAACCTTCTGAAGACGAGGCGATTCAATGGTACGGGTTATGATACTGAGGAGAATACGTACAATTATAGAAATCTTAAGGTATCTACCTCCAAGCCTTTTAATGACAAGGGGCCTAGAATCAGCCGTTATCAATACGACAAGTCCGGCAATCTGATTGCTGAGACGTCAGTAATTGATGGAACAGAGCGGACAACCTCTTATACTTACGATGGATTAGGTTTCGCAATAGGGACAACTGATCCTTTGGGGAATTCAAGCCGTTATCAGTATGATACGATGGGCAATTTGCTGAAAACTGTGGATTCAAGATATTCTGCTCTTGCTATGGAACAGGCTCCTGGCATTGAGAATATATATGATGCAGAGAACCGGTTAATAAAGACTATTGCCTTTGACGGAACCAATCGTGAGGTCATTGCTTACAAGGAATATGATGGTAGGGACAACCTTATCAAGGATGTCGATGGAGAAGGGTATAATGCTACTCATCCAGAGCAGTCTATAGGTCTGTTATATCAATACAATGTTGTTGATAAGCCTGTTGAAATTATTTCAGCCCAGGCTGCTTATGAAAACAAACAGCAGGGCATCGGGAAAATCGGCAAACAGCTTATCTATGATGGTTCTGGTAACGTATTGAGCGAGACGGATGAGCTTGGTCATACTACTTCATATCTCTATGATCTTGGAGGCCGTTTGAAGCAAACAACCTATGCTGACGGCTCACGTACAACGGTTGACTATGATCTTACAGGTAAATGGGTCACTATTAACACGGATAAGTCAGGCCAACAGACCAAAAGCTACAATACTATTTTTGGCTCTCCTTACCTAATAGAATATCCAGACGGTACCTCTGAGTCTTTCCGTTATTCATCGCAAGGCGAATTGCTGGAAAGCACAGACCAGAATGGGAAGTCTATTTACTACGGTTACGATTTAGCGGGTAATCAAATATCCAAAAAAGAATATATTCGTGCGGATCAAACCAATACGTATTACCGGTTTACCCTAATGAAGTATGATGAAGCTGCTAAATTGCTCTCGACAGAAACCTTTCAACTCATTGTCTCTAATAAAAATGGAGCCGTAACTCAGACCAGCATGGGGGATCTTACTCAGCAGATCTATGATAAGGGCGGAAGAGTTATTCAGGTTACAGGACCGTTTGGCAGAGAGAGTAAACAGGATTACGACCGTGCCGGGAATGTGATTACGACTTATCAAAAGAGTAGCGATAATAACTACGATATTACACGGAACAGCTATGACTCCAGATCACGCCTTACCAAAAGTGCTTTACTGGTTAAGACTGCAGATATCAGTGCAGGTTTTTTACCGGGTGCTGTTTTTGACAATGAATATGTGGACCGTCTGGAGGCAGCAACAACCTATACCTATTCTAAGAATGATCAATTGTTAAGCCAGAGCGATGCTAAGGGGAACACAACTTCATTCGAATATAATTATAATAAGCAGCTGCTGAAGAAGACGGATGCTATGAAAGGTTCAACACTATATCAATATGATGCTGCGGGCAATGTTCTAACCGAGACCAATTCCATTGGAATGCAAACCCGCTATGAGTATGATGCACTTGATCGTGTGCTGCGTAAAAGTCTGCCCGCTGCAGACGGCGGATTGGCTGTAACACGATACATCTATGACTTAAGTGGTAATCTGATTCGGGAAATCTCACCTAATCAATACAAGAAAGAGCTGGATAGTACCAATCAGGTCTTGAGTATGAAGGGGATGTCGTATACGTATGACAAGATGAACCGCAGACTATCCACAGTATCTCCTGAAGGGACGGTCGTGGAATACCTCGAATATGATGCTAAGGGACAGATGTCCAAAAAAGTGGATGGTCTCAGGTACTCAGGCAATATTGGCTCTTCCAAAGGTACAACCTATTTATATGATGGGCTAGGCCGGCTGATTAAAGAAACCAATGTTCTGGGCGACAGTAAACGGTATGAATATGATGTGCTTGATCATTTGCTGGCTCGAACGGATGAACGGGGCAACACGACTTCATATGAAGTCAATCCTGACGGAACACCTGCTAAAATTATTTATGCAGATGGTGGGTTTTTCAAGTATACCTTTGATAAGCAGGGCAGAAAGACTTCCGAGACCAATCCGCTTGGAGCAGTAACTACTACCAGCTACACTTCATTTGGCAAAGAAAAGGTTGTAAAAGACCCCTACGGGTATACAGTTGAAAACAAATATGATCTTAACGGAAATCTGGTGTCGGTAAAAGATCAAGCAGACAGCATAACCCTGTTCAACTATGATGCCGGAAACAGGCTCATCGAAAAGAAATCACCGCTTGCACTCGATGAGAGCAGAAATGTGATTTACGCTGTAGAGAGCTTCCATTATGATGCGGCAGGAAATATGACTAAGAAGATTGTATCGGGATCAAAAGAAGATTCTGCTAACCGGGAAACTACTTATATCTATTTCGATAACAATCTGCTTAAAGGCGTCATTGACAACAGCGGTGCCAGCTCATCCATGGAGTATGACAAGAATGGTAATCTCATCAAATCAGAAAAGTTGAGAGATTCCGATCTCAAGGATGTGGAGCAGTATGAGTATGATTCCCAGAACCGCATGGTGAAACGGATCGGGTGGCTGGATAAGGCCAATGTTGAAGGTTATTCAGCTCTGCCTAATCTAGCTAATCTAATTGATTCAACCTATCCGGATAGAATCATGCAGATTACAACTTACAGCTATGATGTGCTAGGCAACAAAATTCAAGAAGCA is a window of Paenibacillus sp. FSL H3-0469 DNA encoding:
- a CDS encoding RHS repeat-associated core domain-containing protein produces the protein MKKACIRISLASFILMMFFLPAASAETLQDQLNNLVGPKQKYNTMLSPAYLRTNETIDEISPQSGSLTITQTDYVLPGKNGLDLEFKRIYKNETANVQEMEVNYVDGAWVDRAFSYAKTSSFYEDRYNLGMGMRFSFPNIEVKVNSDGSSHKFLHTDSGDVYRLKPANQDGAYVFLPEGQTVKDVVVRETAAYHNGQADGTSKYVMTGKDGKNTYFAEDGRILGIVDRYGNTINFQYESLNYYMDGHSINKKLISKITDSVGRDTTIEYKEDFNYTVGPISIDSSVSANNYYNASQSPNNTDSGDLKGKFQVIVHLPGDKSIVYDKSAALVNDSKHVIRTRLQRVYDTDAKPKFMFWYEQPDLGFTYFNKDKYSAYSRYENLVLVDEVKSNKAKSYVYNTYTKRLNEGSMQYRKIFESNDLIKKGFDPAKPNFLDKFVTDTYNKKTYTYTNEADGYGTADYKQDDKAYLKDTYRYYTTITDVNGSTVKYTYNGNQEMILTEKLGKNHKETVTSEHDELKLVKKQETLIYQVAGGQATGEPVHSIENYRYDEYGNMTSHTGPIAERDSKGYPVNNEHTELFTYDINKYHILTQKTWKLDQNRAAQTNYELDSKGNVIKESKATNDPANPWLVTEYAYDSYGNLIRKTAHDRSQDFTTYYEYSIDANGTNTKGAYLTKQYQQADGKTYAKTYAYDMQTGNILSEIDANGNKTSYQYDAVGRVLKNIRPDNKALQYEYLESPYANFKIQYTDAGNYKYLNEYDIQGNLLNHSINSQGTWERLSSLQYDAFGNLTKEMNSNGHSTRYTYDSNQQIVEKSFYDNDKALKAAVKIDYQINSSPQFPMLMTITNEEGYGKRYYYDLESQLIKQEVTPDRQTYYASTFTYDYVGNLITDTDEGKHTTLYTYDALGRKISATDALGNTTEYGYNAMEQPVSEKAPGGKITEWIYDGLGRNTIQKIYQAGTSDYFYTNSQYDAVNNRIKLTQGLYSAGANKDSSITSFSYDSLNQVTDQYVSLDAANRSHTSNEYDANGNKTKTVEYADSTGAKQIVQNYQYDFAGNITSETGSSKEKGEDGSLVERGAYQTLNEFDLEGNLLKTRRFNGTGYDTEENTYNYRNLKVSTSKPFNDKGPRISRYQYDKSGNLIAETSVIDGTERTTSYTYDGLGFAIGTTDPLGNSSRYQYDTMGNLLKTVDSRYSALAMEQAPGIENIYDAENRLIKTIAFDGTNREVIAYKEYDGRDNLIKDVDGEGYNATHPEQSIGLLYQYNVVDKPVEIISAQAAYENKQQGIGKIGKQLIYDGSGNVLSETDELGHTTSYLYDLGGRLKQTTYADGSRTTVDYDLTGKWVTINTDKSGQQTKSYNTIFGSPYLIEYPDGTSESFRYSSQGELLESTDQNGKSIYYGYDLAGNQISKKEYIRADQTNTYYRFTLMKYDEAAKLLSTETFQLIVSNKNGAVTQTSMGDLTQQIYDKGGRVIQVTGPFGRESKQDYDRAGNVITTYQKSSDNNYDITRNSYDSRSRLTKSALLVKTADISAGFLPGAVFDNEYVDRLEAATTYTYSKNDQLLSQSDAKGNTTSFEYNYNKQLLKKTDAMKGSTLYQYDAAGNVLTETNSIGMQTRYEYDALDRVLRKSLPAADGGLAVTRYIYDLSGNLIREISPNQYKKELDSTNQVLSMKGMSYTYDKMNRRLSTVSPEGTVVEYLEYDAKGQMSKKVDGLRYSGNIGSSKGTTYLYDGLGRLIKETNVLGDSKRYEYDVLDHLLARTDERGNTTSYEVNPDGTPAKIIYADGGFFKYTFDKQGRKTSETNPLGAVTTTSYTSFGKEKVVKDPYGYTVENKYDLNGNLVSVKDQADSITLFNYDAGNRLIEKKSPLALDESRNVIYAVESFHYDAAGNMTKKIVSGSKEDSANRETTYIYFDNNLLKGVIDNSGASSSMEYDKNGNLIKSEKLRDSDLKDVEQYEYDSQNRMVKRIGWLDKANVEGYSALPNLANLIDSTYPDRIMQITTYSYDVLGNKIQEADPRANGFLSTDSANRKAYTVNYTYDAMNRVEKVIRALGSTEIVRQYNYDAAGNKISDKDERGYVTKYAYDPVNRITVVTDPEGNKFTTAYDLAGNKISDTNAKGYSMSYTYDKLNRVSLTIDPYGTVVGKKIYDAKGNMVKSIDAKGYAAGETDGSRYGIIYHYDLGNRVTAAIDPVLASKNGTSKFTTAYQYNIYGNLIQKTDALGNSIRYEYDNAGRLTQVTDALDVEVSYSYDRMGNKQSMKDGRGKVTQYRYGSFGVLQSVTDAGNATISYTYDLALNKQRMIDHEGNNTVYSYNSQNLLTEMKVAETGDKINYSYDEAGNRTGMNDESGTYSYTYNSQNQLLQISKDSKVQIKYTYDVIGNVESVTDTLSYTTTYQYDKSSRMARVDYDGKETAYSYDKNGNRTMVQYEDGLKEVYTYDLNNRLLTLTNKRNNGSEISSYRYTYDDAGRQITKTDSFGSTAYSYDDAGRIKQVESPGKTTVYAYDGAGNRQSMLETYTSLQPSSYIFPDTKQALQYKLKKSEYLYSSSNQLMKLEERMSDTSGKELLLKTVDYLFDKNGNELSQRTAYTQPHTTAMHQSTGGDTYEAQTKEINSLIEKVTQAYDGFNRLTKAVKVKAGDRTTVDYVYNGDGLRVKKTVSSAKAGKIAKETNYVYDRQHVILEMDGSSKLNVRYIRGINYIARMNQAKAYTYYLFNGHGDVVQTVSSAGEVQNQYDYDVFGNPTLSIESYSESIRYAGEYYDGETGLYYLRARYYDPYIGRFLSEDSYWGEDNNPLSLNLYTYANNDPIQYIDPTGHKATASSIQSQINRNDAAADRQEHLFLAKQKASTPPPKQEPPAPTKPAQNSKKSASSAPANNNKATPPATVTKPPATSNSGSTSSSRPSASGSAAAAAISKLQQKNTVLAADLKKAKKEEQVVQATKAVVKKDPVPVKSAAKSSGSGSVFNAVKNGTKNLVVNTFNLMIGDDAKLAFGKDKSFLQRSAGSANLLLTAATFGGSAIVKSSVKGTIQLTEKVTAKFFTSAVVKDAAEIAGTKAIQKAAQQTSAAVGNQTVQEMLSNSPSGLYSKLRQQGIPTTLTNDEVKAANSVNLRMQAEGTSNAINRFDGGPVHIPMDADRFNRMKNAFEKQGGLIVKEDEALPLLNYHGVEASTLDATTIAFRPNPSTSAVFEEFIHATQYRTGRANGSNIIQMEIEAKEKLINFRKAYRIPNSETRDTIQQLREYRQMLKK